The Fragaria vesca subsp. vesca linkage group LG2, FraVesHawaii_1.0, whole genome shotgun sequence genome includes a window with the following:
- the LOC101292769 gene encoding endoglucanase 9-like, producing MAFTTTMLSWGALEYGKKLGPQLASTREAIRWSATYLLKCARATPGRLYVGVGDPNADHKCWERPEDMDTSRTVYWVSPSNPGSDVAGETAAALAAASMVFRKVDSKYSRLLLSTAKKVFQFAIQYRGAYSDSLGSAVCPFYCSYSGYKDELVWGAAWLLRATNDAFYFNFLKSMGGGDSPDIFSWDNKFAGAYVLLSRRAVLDNDKNFDSYKQQAEQFMCSILPNSPSSSTQYTQGGLIYKLPGSNLQYVTSITFLLTTYSKYMSSKKHTFNCGNLVVTPTTLKSLAKRQVDYILGVNPLKMSYMVGYGPYYPKRIHHRGSSLPSLASHPQSIGCNGGFEPFFYSSNPNPNILVGAVVGGPNQNDGFPDDRADYSHSEPATYINGALVGPLAYFAGIKSQ from the exons ATGGCATTCACCACCACAATGCTTTCATGGGGAGCACTTGAATATGGCAAGAAATTGGGACCCCAACTAGCAAGTACCCGGGAGGCAATCCGATGGTCCGCAACATATCTTCTCAAATGTGCTAGAGCCACGCCCGGTAGGCTCTACGTTGGGGTCGGGGACCCCAACGCGGACCACAAGTGTTGGGAGAGGCCCGAGGACATGGACACGTCGCGAACTGTGTATTGGGTCTCTCCAAGCAATCCAGGCTCGGATGTTGCTGGAGAGACAGCAGCCGCATTGGCGGCTGCTTCTATGGTTTTCCGAAAGGTAGACTCCAAATATTCGAGGTTGCTATTGAGCACAGCCAAGAAGGTGTTTCAGTTTGCAATTCAGTACAGAGGTGCCTATAGTGACTCACTTGGTTCTGCGGTTTGCCCATTTTACTGCTCATATTCTGGATACAAG GATGAGTTGGTTTGGGGTGCTGCATGGCTTCTTAGAGCAACAAATGACGCTTTTTACTTCAATTTCTTGAAATCAATGGGAGGTGGTGATTCACCAGATATCTTCAGCTGGGATAACAAATTTGCTGGTGCTTATGTTCTGCTATCAAGG AGGGCAGTGTTGGACAATGACAAGAATTTTGACTCATATAAACAACAAGCTGAGCAATTTATGTGCAGCATTTTGCCCAACTCACCCTCTTCAAGTACACAGTACACACAAG GAGGGCTCATATACAAGCTGCCTGGAAGTAACCTCCAGTATGTCACCTCAATAACATTCTTGCTTACTACCTATTCTAAGTACATGTCTTCCAAAAAGCACACATTTAACTGCGGAAACCTTGTCGTCACTCCAACCACTTTAAAAAGCCTTGCCAAGAGACAG GTGGATTACATATTAGGGGTAAACCCTCTGAAGATGTCCTACATGGTAGGGTATGGACCGTACTATCCCAAGAGAATTCACCATAGAGGATCTTCATTGCCCTCATTGGCAAGTCATCCACAAAGCATAGGTTGTAATGGTGGTTTTGAACCGTTCTTCTATTCATCAAATCCAAATCCTAACATCTTAGTTGGAGCTGTTGTTGGAGGTCCAAATCAGAATGATGGGTTTCCAGATGACCGTGCCGATTATAGTCATTCAGAGCCTGCAACATACATAAATGGTGCTCTAGTTGGACCATTAGCATACTTTGCTGGGATCAAATCTCAATAG